The following proteins come from a genomic window of Scomber japonicus isolate fScoJap1 chromosome 4, fScoJap1.pri, whole genome shotgun sequence:
- the LOC128357720 gene encoding galactose-specific lectin nattectin-like, with protein MTDCSSSITSILSSALPVISEAKVTQSATDNSDEQVSRCPSGWTQFGSRCFIFYRQARLWNDAEHFCISIGGNLASIHSADENAFLSDLIFRVSGARHHTWIGGYDAVKEGTWLWSDGSKFSYFRWYVRQPDNAGGKEHCIEMNFGGTSADILTAFLKL; from the exons ATGACTGACTGctcttcctccatcacatcTATCCTCTCCTCAGCTCTGCCGGTCATCTCTGAAGCAAAG GTCACACAGTCGGCCACAGATAACTCAGACGAGCAAG TGTCTCGCTGTCCCTCTGGTTGGACTCAGTTTGGCTCTCGCTGCTTCATTTTCTATCGCCAGGCAAGATTATGGAACGATGCAGAG CATTTCTGCATCTCTATTGGTGGGAATCTGGCCTCCATCCACAGTGCTGATGAAAATGCCTTCCTCAGTGACCTGATTTTCAGAGTGTCTGGTGCTCGCCACCATACCTGGATTGGTGGCTATGACGCAGTGAAG GAGGGAACATGGTTGTGGAGTGATGGTTCAAAGTTTAGCTACTTCCGCTGGTACGTCAGACAGCCTGACAACGCTGGAGGAAAAGAACACTGCATAGAGATGAACTTTGGAG GTACATCAGCAGATATACTCACAGCATTCTTGAAGCTTTAG